GATCTGCGGGATCGGGCGCGGTGACTCGGCGCTGCGGACGCTCGGCGCGAAGCCGGGCACGATCGCGGAGCTGAAGCAGTGCGTCGAGGTCGTCCGTGAGCTGGCCTGCGGGCGCACGGTGGAGTACCGCGGGCAGCAGCTGAAGTTCGCCTGGGTCGAGAACGGCGCGCTCGAGGTCTGGGTCGCGGCGTACGGGCCGAAGGCGCTGGCCGCGACCGGGCAGGTCGGCGACGGGTACATCCTGCAGTTGGCCGATCCGGACATCGCGGCGTGGATGATCTCCGCGGTGCGCAGCGCGGCCGAGGAGGCCGGGCGGGATCCCGCGGCGATCAAGTTCTGCGTCGCGGCACCGGCGTACGTCGGGGACGATCTCGCGCACCAGCGCGACCAGACCCGGTGGTTCGGCGGGATGGTCGGGAACCACGTCGCCGACATCGTCGCCCGGTACGGCGCGAGCGGGACCGTCCCGCCCGCGCTGACCGACTACATCAAGGGCCGCGAAGGCTACGACTACGCCGAGCACGGCCGGGCCGGCAACACCCACACCAGCTTCGTCCCCGACGAGGTGGTCGACCGGTTCTGCCTCCTCGGCCCGGTCGAGAACCACCTGGCCAGACTGCGCGAGCTGCAGGCGCTGGGCGTCGACCAGTTCGCCGTCTATCTCCAGCACGACGCCAAGCAGGAGACCCTCGAGGCGTACGGGCGGGACATCATCCCGGCGTTGTGAACGCCCACCACTCACCAACCACCGGCGACGGCGACCGTTCCCGCCTGGAGGTGGCGGGACCGCCGCCGGAAACCGGGGTTGGACAGTGGTGGGCGTCCGTCAGTCGGGGGTGGGAGTCCAGCGGTAGGCGCCCGGCAGGAGATCGGTGGCGAGCACCGTGCCCGGGCCGTCCTCGGAGGGCAGGATGACGCGGATGCCCGGGTGGTAGTCGACCAGGATCTGGCGGTCGCGGCCGCACGGCCCGCAGACGCCGCGGCCTTCGTTGCCGACGGCGACGATTGTGGTCAGCTCCCGGGCGCCCTCGGCGCGGGCCCGGCCGAGGGCGACCAGTTCCGCGCACGGTCCGCCGAGGAAGTGGTACAGGTTGATCCCGGCGTACATCCGGCCGTCGACCCCGCGGACCGCGGCGCCCATCGTGTAGATCCCGTCCGGACCGTCGGTGTTGGCGTCGACGGTCCGGCGGGCCAGCTCGATCAGCTCCTCGTCGGCGGCGGTCAGGGGGTGCAGGTCGAGCACGTGGTCACCTCTCGGGTGGGCCGTACGGGAAGATGCCGGTCGGGTCGTACGCCGTGCGGATCTCCGCGAGGCGGGCGAACGTCTCGGCGGGCCAGCAGGCTTCGTAGGAGCCGGGGACGGTCAGGCCGCCGGCGTAGTTGACGTTGTGCTCCGGGGACTTCCACGGCTCCAGCGGGGCCAGCACGCCCTCGGCGGCTCCAGGCAGCACGGTGGCGAACAGACTGGGATCGGGGGCGCCGATCAGGATCAGCGTGTACGACGCGCCGCGGCCGCCGACGGCGCTGCCTTCGGGGACGTCGCGGGCGACGGCGCCGCCGAGGTGGCGGATCTCGACCGCGACGAAGGGGATCTGCTGGGCAGGTCCGGCGGCGCCGAGGAAGGCTTCGGCGAAGTCCGCGTCGAGGTCGGTCAGCAGCTGGCCGCGGTCCCAGCCGGGGCCGGGGTCGCGCGGGTCGTTGTGGATGTCGGCAATCCGTGAGGCGGGGATCTCCTGGAGGAGATCGATGAGGACGGGGGCCGCGTCGCGGATGGGTTGGAAGAGCCTTTCGCCTTCGGCCGCCGAACCGACGTACGCGAAGCGGATGCTCAGCACGGTCTTCCCGCGCAGCGGCTCGGGGATGAACTCGAGCGGCGGGAGGCGAAGGATGACGGCTGACGAGGTGGCCGCGTTGGGCAGCGTCTTGGTCCAGTCCAGCCACGTGGTGAACGCCGGAGCGATCTGGTCGGCGTCGAAGAACACCGAGCCGCCGTACAGGGTGCTGAGCTCGACGAGCTCGAAGTCCATCGAGGTGACGATGCCGAAGCCGGCCTTGCCGCCGCGCAGCGCCCAGAAGAGGTCCGGATCGTTCTGCGCCGAGGCGGTGCGGATCGTGCCGTCGGCGGTGACGAGGCGGAAGCCGCGGGCCCAGTCCGACGAGAAGCCGAAGGTGCGCGCGAGTGGGCCGAGGCCGCCGCCGGTGATGTAGCCGATGCAGCCCACGTTGTCGGAGGCGCCCGCGACCGGCGCGAGACCGTGCCCGGCCGCGGCCGCGATCACCTCGGCCCAGCGCACCCCGGCGCCGATCGTCGCGATCCGGCGCTCAGGATCGACCACGACCCCGCCGAGCCGCCGGGTCGTGACGAGGATGCCGTCGGTCACCGCCACGGCCGAACCGTGGCCGGTGGCAAGCACCCGGACCGGTACGCCGGCCGCAGCTGCGATCCGTACGACGGCCGCCGCGTCCTCCTCCGACGTGATGCCGACGGCAACGTCCGGTGTGTGCACGGTCGCCGTGTTCTGCGCGGCGACCTCCTCGGCGAAGCCGTCGTCGGTCGGCCCGAGGACCGGGCCGGTGGTGAGCTCGGCGCGAAGTGCGCCGATCAGGTCTGACGTCATGCTGTGTACCCCCTCAACTGGATTCATTCACTGATCCCCGAGCGTTCGACTCCCTCGACGATCCAGCGCTGCAGGAAGACGAACATCACCACCAGCGGCAGGATCGCGATGCCGGCGGCGACAAAGAGCTGTGGCAGGTTGATGGTCTGCGCGGTCAGGAACGTGGACAGCGCGATCTGCACCGTCCAGGCGCTCTGGTCCGGCGCGATCACCAGCGGCCACAGGAACGCGTTCCACGACCCGATGAACGTGATCGTCCCGATCGCGGCGATGAAGCCGGTCGAGTTCGGCACCACGATCCGCCAGAACGTGCCCCAGTACGCCGTACCGTCGAGCTGCGCGGCCTCCTCCAGCTCGCGCGGGAAGTTCAGGAAGTACTGCCGGAACAGGAACGTCGCGAACGCCTGGAACAGCCCCGGCACGATCAGCCCACGCAGCGTGCTCACCCAGCCGAGCGTGGAGACCAGCACGAAGCTCGGCACGAAGGTCACCGCGGCCGGGATCAGCAGCGTCGCGACGATGAAGTAGAACACCGCGTTCGCGTACCGGAACGGGATCCGCGCCAGCCCGTACCCGGCCAGGCCCGAGATCACCAGGACCCCGATGGTCTGCACGACCGAGATCACCAGCGAGTTGAGCAGTGCCCGCCCGAACGGCAGCAGCGGATCGGTGAAGAGGTCGACAACGTTGTGCCACTGCAGCGACGACGGGAAGAGCTTCCAGTCCGGTGACGTGATGTCCTGCTCGGTCGACAGGCCGTTGCGAACGAGCAGGTAGAACGGCAGCAGGAACAGGATCGCGCCGACCACCAGGACGACGTACCGGACGACCGAGCCGGCCTGGTCCGCGCGGGAGCGCTGAATGGTCGCCATCTCAGTCCTCCCTCTTGCCCAGTCCGAGGAACCGGCCCTGAACGAGCGCCACCAAGGCGATCAACAGAGTGAGCAGTACGGCGCCCGCACTGCCGTGGCCGAAGTCCTGACCTTGCCCGAGCGCGGCGTAGTACAGGTAGACCAACGGCGGACGCGCGTACGGCGGATAGCCGCCGGCGCTCGAGAGCAGGTTGTAGAACTCGTCGAACGCCTGGAACGCGTTGATCAGGAGCAACAACAGGACGGCGGTCGACGTCGCCCGCAACTGCGGCAGCGTGATGTACCGCAGCACCTTCCAGCCGGTTGCGCCGTCGATCGCGGCCGCCTCGTACAGCGATGGCGCGATCCGCTGC
The Kribbella italica DNA segment above includes these coding regions:
- a CDS encoding cytidine deaminase is translated as MLDLHPLTAADEELIELARRTVDANTDGPDGIYTMGAAVRGVDGRMYAGINLYHFLGGPCAELVALGRARAEGARELTTIVAVGNEGRGVCGPCGRDRQILVDYHPGIRVILPSEDGPGTVLATDLLPGAYRWTPTPD
- a CDS encoding TIGR03842 family LLM class F420-dependent oxidoreductase, encoding MDFGVVFQCDPPASAVVELAQQAERAGFSHVWTFDSHLLWQEPFVIYPQILAATRNVIVGPMVTNPGTRDWTVIASQFATLNELFGNRTICGIGRGDSALRTLGAKPGTIAELKQCVEVVRELACGRTVEYRGQQLKFAWVENGALEVWVAAYGPKALAATGQVGDGYILQLADPDIAAWMISAVRSAAEEAGRDPAAIKFCVAAPAYVGDDLAHQRDQTRWFGGMVGNHVADIVARYGASGTVPPALTDYIKGREGYDYAEHGRAGNTHTSFVPDEVVDRFCLLGPVENHLARLRELQALGVDQFAVYLQHDAKQETLEAYGRDIIPAL
- a CDS encoding FAD-binding oxidoreductase, which encodes MTSDLIGALRAELTTGPVLGPTDDGFAEEVAAQNTATVHTPDVAVGITSEEDAAAVVRIAAAAGVPVRVLATGHGSAVAVTDGILVTTRRLGGVVVDPERRIATIGAGVRWAEVIAAAAGHGLAPVAGASDNVGCIGYITGGGLGPLARTFGFSSDWARGFRLVTADGTIRTASAQNDPDLFWALRGGKAGFGIVTSMDFELVELSTLYGGSVFFDADQIAPAFTTWLDWTKTLPNAATSSAVILRLPPLEFIPEPLRGKTVLSIRFAYVGSAAEGERLFQPIRDAAPVLIDLLQEIPASRIADIHNDPRDPGPGWDRGQLLTDLDADFAEAFLGAAGPAQQIPFVAVEIRHLGGAVARDVPEGSAVGGRGASYTLILIGAPDPSLFATVLPGAAEGVLAPLEPWKSPEHNVNYAGGLTVPGSYEACWPAETFARLAEIRTAYDPTGIFPYGPPER
- a CDS encoding carbohydrate ABC transporter permease — encoded protein: MATIQRSRADQAGSVVRYVVLVVGAILFLLPFYLLVRNGLSTEQDITSPDWKLFPSSLQWHNVVDLFTDPLLPFGRALLNSLVISVVQTIGVLVISGLAGYGLARIPFRYANAVFYFIVATLLIPAAVTFVPSFVLVSTLGWVSTLRGLIVPGLFQAFATFLFRQYFLNFPRELEEAAQLDGTAYWGTFWRIVVPNSTGFIAAIGTITFIGSWNAFLWPLVIAPDQSAWTVQIALSTFLTAQTINLPQLFVAAGIAILPLVVMFVFLQRWIVEGVERSGISE